A part of Chloroflexota bacterium genomic DNA contains:
- the rpsU gene encoding 30S ribosomal protein S21 yields the protein MTVVNLRPNESQDQLLKRFKKKVMKSGLLTTLRNKRWFVSKSETRRMEKKKAIRRLRRKRRPSFDE from the coding sequence ATGACTGTTGTCAATTTACGACCGAATGAATCGCAGGACCAACTGCTCAAGCGCTTCAAGAAGAAAGTGATGAAGAGCGGGCTGTTGACTACTCTGCGCAACAAACGCTGGTTCGTTTCCAAGAGCGAGACTCGCCGCATGGAAAAGAAGAAAGCGATTCGCCGCCTGCGCCGCAAACGCCGCCCTTCGTTCGACGAATAG
- the tatC gene encoding twin-arginine translocase subunit TatC — protein MATRTRARKEATSFLEHLEDLAITIRNAAIILLVFCTAGLLFAEPVLKFLIEPYGEKLQILSPTEGISTLIRVGLTLGSAAASPFVIYQLIGFAIPAFETQQEKRLANLLRFFIIPGALILFLIGASFAWFIMIPAAIDFLANFGVELFQIGWTAERFVPFVLSLTLWVGISFEMPLVFAFLGRLGIVSPRILLRAWRIAIVAIAIIAAAITPTVDPFNMMLVMGPLIALYFLSILLTAITYRARQSR, from the coding sequence ATGGCAACACGAACCAGAGCACGCAAGGAAGCAACCAGCTTCCTGGAGCATCTCGAAGACTTAGCTATCACCATTCGCAATGCGGCCATCATCCTGCTGGTCTTTTGCACAGCCGGTCTGCTCTTCGCCGAACCGGTGCTGAAGTTCTTGATCGAACCTTACGGTGAAAAACTGCAAATTCTCAGCCCGACCGAGGGCATTTCAACCTTGATCCGGGTGGGCTTGACTCTGGGGTCTGCCGCCGCTTCGCCATTTGTCATTTACCAGTTAATTGGCTTTGCCATTCCCGCCTTTGAAACGCAACAGGAGAAACGGCTAGCGAATCTGCTTCGCTTCTTTATCATTCCGGGCGCGCTCATTCTATTTCTGATCGGCGCAAGCTTCGCCTGGTTCATTATGATTCCAGCGGCCATAGACTTTCTGGCTAACTTTGGCGTTGAGCTGTTTCAGATCGGATGGACGGCTGAACGCTTCGTGCCGTTCGTGCTCTCGCTCACGCTGTGGGTCGGCATCTCGTTCGAGATGCCATTGGTGTTTGCCTTTCTGGGAAGATTGGGTATCGTCAGCCCGCGAATTTTGCTCAGAGCCTGGCGAATTGCCATCGTCGCCATCGCCATCATCGCCGCCGCCATCACGCCCACAGTTGACCCCTTCAACATGATGCTGGTCATGGGGCCGCTCATCGCCCTGTACTTCCTCAGCATCCTCCTCACCGCCATCACCTATCGCGCTCGCCAGAGCCGGTAG
- a CDS encoding DUF433 domain-containing protein produces MKTVTRTRSKRQKDTPTEHPHIVQNPPNNRSGSPHIRGTGIPVWLIARFHRAGNSVNDILHHYPHLRAAWVHDAISYYLDHSDEINKELAEQRAAPNNLEKMGFKLDKSGFYILRQEPKKHSPSHNGNKRKNERLKASAK; encoded by the coding sequence ATGAAGACGGTAACTCGAACCCGATCTAAACGCCAAAAGGACACTCCGACCGAGCACCCACATATTGTGCAAAATCCGCCAAATAATCGGTCAGGCAGTCCGCACATTCGCGGAACAGGAATCCCTGTCTGGTTGATCGCGCGATTTCATCGGGCAGGGAATAGCGTGAACGATATTTTGCATCATTACCCGCACCTCAGAGCCGCCTGGGTTCATGACGCGATTAGCTATTATCTTGACCACTCGGATGAAATCAACAAAGAGCTGGCCGAGCAACGAGCCGCCCCCAACAATTTGGAGAAAATGGGTTTCAAGTTGGATAAGAGCGGCTTCTATATCTTGCGGCAAGAGCCTAAAAAACATAGCCCTTCCCACAACGGAAATAAACGCAAGAATGAAAGGCTGAAAGCTAGCGCCAAATGA
- a CDS encoding MaoC family dehydratase, which yields MPGKYFDDLNVGDHIQHSLGRTVTEADNVLFCALTMNTQPLHLNEDFAAKTQFGQRIVNGIYTFGLVIGLTVPDLTEGTIVANLGYERVVHPNPVFHGDTIYVETDVLEKRESASKPDRGIIRLKHIGRKQDGTVVVEVERTVMFLRRPGV from the coding sequence ATGCCCGGCAAATACTTCGACGACCTGAACGTGGGCGACCACATCCAACATAGCCTGGGGCGCACCGTCACCGAGGCCGACAACGTGCTGTTCTGCGCCCTGACGATGAACACCCAGCCTCTGCACCTCAACGAGGACTTCGCCGCCAAAACTCAATTCGGCCAGCGCATTGTCAACGGCATCTATACCTTTGGCCTGGTCATCGGCCTCACTGTGCCCGACCTGACCGAGGGCACCATCGTCGCCAACCTGGGCTACGAGCGCGTCGTCCACCCCAACCCTGTCTTTCACGGCGACACGATCTACGTCGAAACCGATGTGTTGGAGAAGCGCGAGTCGGCCTCCAAACCGGATCGAGGCATCATCCGCCTAAAGCATATCGGGCGCAAGCAGGATGGGACAGTGGTAGTGGAAGTGGAACGGACTGTGATGTTTCTCAGAAGGCCGGGGGTATAA
- a CDS encoding GTPase, whose amino-acid sequence MSKKRILIMGAAGRDFHNFNTYYRQNDQVEVVAFTATQIPDIAGRAYPPELAGPNYPKGIPIYGEEELLKLIADLKVDEVVFSYSDISHNYVMHKASQVLAAGADFSLLGLRHTQVKSTKPVVSIGAVRTGAGKSQTSRHVASILRGLGYNVAAIRHPMPYGNLIAQNVQRFAEYDDLEEYNCTIEEREEYEPHIDRGVVVFAGVDYEKIVREAEKEVDIVLWDGGNNDLPFYVSDYHIVVADPHRPGHESSYHPGEANVRLADALVINKVDTADSSAVMSVRESLRGLNPKAAIVEAASPIFVDDPEAIRGKRVLVVEDGPTLTHGEMAYGAGVVAAKRFGAAEIIDPKPYAVGSIIATYKKYPTTGAVLPAMGYGAKQTEELRQTINNTPADVVVVATPIDLSRLIKFDKPAQRVRYELQEIGQPTLTELLTAKFGEKK is encoded by the coding sequence ATGTCCAAAAAACGCATTTTGATCATGGGAGCCGCCGGGCGCGACTTCCACAATTTCAACACGTATTATCGCCAGAACGATCAAGTGGAAGTGGTAGCCTTCACTGCCACCCAGATTCCCGACATCGCCGGGCGGGCTTACCCGCCTGAACTGGCCGGGCCGAACTATCCCAAAGGCATTCCCATTTATGGCGAAGAAGAACTGCTCAAACTGATCGCCGATCTGAAAGTAGACGAAGTTGTGTTCAGCTACAGCGACATTTCGCACAACTATGTGATGCACAAGGCTTCTCAGGTGTTGGCCGCCGGCGCCGATTTCAGCCTGCTCGGCCTGCGGCACACGCAGGTCAAATCCACCAAGCCCGTCGTTTCCATCGGCGCGGTGCGAACCGGCGCGGGCAAGAGCCAGACCTCGCGCCACGTGGCCAGCATTTTGCGCGGGCTGGGCTACAACGTGGCCGCCATTCGCCACCCTATGCCTTACGGCAACCTCATCGCCCAGAACGTCCAACGTTTTGCCGAATACGACGATCTCGAAGAATACAACTGCACCATCGAAGAGCGCGAAGAGTACGAGCCGCACATTGATCGGGGCGTGGTGGTGTTCGCCGGGGTGGACTACGAGAAGATTGTGCGCGAGGCCGAGAAGGAAGTGGACATTGTGTTGTGGGACGGCGGCAACAACGACCTGCCGTTTTACGTCAGCGATTATCACATTGTGGTGGCCGACCCGCACCGCCCCGGCCACGAGTCCAGCTATCACCCAGGCGAGGCCAACGTGCGGCTGGCCGATGCGCTGGTGATCAACAAAGTGGACACGGCGGACTCCAGCGCGGTGATGAGTGTGCGCGAGAGTCTGCGCGGCCTGAATCCCAAAGCCGCTATCGTCGAGGCGGCTTCCCCGATCTTTGTGGACGACCCGGAGGCCATTCGCGGCAAGCGGGTGCTGGTGGTCGAAGACGGCCCCACCCTCACTCACGGCGAGATGGCTTACGGGGCCGGCGTGGTGGCGGCCAAACGTTTCGGGGCGGCGGAGATTATTGATCCGAAACCGTATGCCGTCGGCAGTATCATCGCCACTTACAAAAAGTATCCAACGACCGGCGCGGTGCTGCCGGCGATGGGCTACGGCGCGAAGCAGACCGAAGAACTGCGGCAGACGATCAACAACACTCCGGCAGACGTGGTCGTTGTCGCCACCCCAATTGACCTCAGCCGCCTGATCAAGTTCGACAAGCCGGCTCAGCGCGTGCGTTACGAACTGCAAGAGATCGGCCAGCCGACGCTGACGGAGTTGTTGACGGCGAAGTTTGGGGAGAAGAAATGA
- a CDS encoding CoA ester lyase gives MTRLRRALLFMPGDDRRKIEKGIAAQPDSVIMDLEDGVALNRKAEARVVIAAALTELDFGSVERVVRINPIGSGLEADDLTIALPARPEAIMLPKAESAEQIDWLHRQTDLPLLLMIETAKGLINLKEIAAVPGVAALCFGADDYTASVGGARTRDRDSANLLYARSAIAAYAAAFDLQAIDTPFVNLQNEAWLRDETRAIVELGYSGKLAIHPKQIAPILEAFCPSPEEVERARRLVQAHEEHQAKGAGAFAFEGRMVDMPVIRAAHNVLARAGINH, from the coding sequence ATGACCCGCCTCCGCCGCGCCCTCCTCTTCATGCCTGGCGACGACCGCCGCAAAATTGAAAAGGGCATTGCCGCCCAACCCGACTCGGTCATCATGGACCTGGAAGACGGCGTGGCTCTCAACCGCAAGGCCGAAGCCCGCGTTGTCATCGCCGCCGCCCTGACCGAGTTGGACTTTGGCTCCGTCGAAAGAGTCGTCCGCATCAACCCAATCGGCTCCGGGCTGGAAGCCGACGATTTGACCATCGCCCTCCCCGCCCGCCCCGAAGCCATCATGCTCCCCAAAGCCGAGTCGGCTGAACAAATAGACTGGCTTCACCGCCAAACCGACCTGCCGCTGTTGCTGATGATCGAAACCGCCAAAGGGCTGATCAACTTGAAGGAAATCGCCGCCGTGCCCGGTGTAGCCGCCTTGTGTTTTGGGGCCGACGACTACACTGCCAGCGTGGGCGGCGCGAGAACCCGCGACCGCGATAGCGCCAACCTGCTCTACGCCCGAAGCGCCATCGCCGCGTACGCCGCCGCCTTCGACCTGCAGGCAATTGATACGCCGTTCGTCAATTTGCAAAATGAGGCCTGGCTGCGCGACGAGACTCGCGCCATCGTCGAGCTTGGCTACAGCGGCAAACTCGCCATTCACCCCAAGCAGATCGCGCCCATCCTCGAAGCCTTCTGCCCCTCGCCTGAGGAAGTGGAGCGCGCCCGGCGGCTGGTGCAGGCTCACGAAGAGCATCAGGCCAAAGGCGCGGGCGCTTTCGCCTTCGAGGGCCGCATGGTAGACATGCCCGTCATTCGCGCCGCCCACAACGTGCTGGCGCGGGCGGGGATCAACCACTAA
- a CDS encoding isoaspartyl peptidase/L-asparaginase, which yields MITPSLIVHGGAGNIPDAEVPDYIHGCRVAAQTGWEVLQKGGSALDAVEAAVKVLEDDPAFDAGRGSCLNAAGYVEMDAIIMDGVTLNNGAIAAVQRVQNPVSLARLVMEKSKHNLLVGAGAEAFARRHGVPDWPEENLITSRELERWQKIQESGEDLADVEFAHDTVGAVARDANGHLAVATSTGGTAFKLPGRVGDSPLIGSGAYADDFSGAASATGWGESLMKIVISKAACDLIASGHTAQQAADAVIKQLAERVKGLGGIIVIDTQGRVGHAFNTPRLARAWVTADGQIVAEC from the coding sequence ATGATAACCCCTTCCCTCATCGTTCATGGCGGCGCAGGCAACATCCCCGACGCCGAAGTGCCGGATTACATTCACGGTTGCCGCGTCGCGGCCCAAACCGGCTGGGAAGTTCTGCAAAAAGGCGGCTCGGCGTTGGACGCGGTCGAAGCGGCGGTGAAAGTTCTCGAAGATGACCCGGCCTTCGACGCCGGGCGCGGCTCGTGCCTCAACGCCGCCGGTTACGTCGAAATGGACGCCATCATCATGGATGGCGTGACGCTCAACAACGGCGCAATTGCCGCCGTGCAACGGGTGCAGAACCCCGTCAGCCTGGCCCGGCTGGTGATGGAAAAAAGCAAGCATAACCTGCTGGTGGGCGCGGGCGCCGAGGCCTTCGCCCGGCGGCATGGCGTGCCAGACTGGCCCGAAGAGAATTTGATCACCTCTCGCGAACTGGAACGCTGGCAGAAGATTCAAGAATCCGGCGAAGATTTGGCCGATGTGGAATTTGCCCACGACACGGTGGGAGCCGTCGCCCGCGACGCGAACGGCCATTTAGCAGTGGCGACATCCACCGGGGGAACCGCCTTCAAGCTCCCGGGCCGGGTCGGCGACAGCCCCCTCATCGGCAGCGGCGCTTACGCCGACGATTTCAGCGGCGCGGCCTCGGCCACCGGCTGGGGCGAATCGCTCATGAAGATCGTCATCAGCAAAGCCGCCTGCGACTTGATCGCCAGCGGGCACACCGCCCAACAAGCCGCCGACGCCGTCATCAAACAACTCGCCGAGCGCGTGAAAGGACTCGGCGGCATCATCGTCATTGACACCCAAGGCCGGGTCGGCCACGCTTTCAACACCCCGCGCCTGGCTCGCGCCTGGGTGACGGCTGACGGGCAAATTGTGGCCGAGTGTTGA
- the rocF gene encoding arginase, producing the protein MRNIRIFGVPMDLGQRRRGVDMGPSALRYAGLNDQLRKIGHTITDNGNLIVPLPENEPPDNSRARHLHSIASVCRDVYANALACLEQHETAVFLGGDHSISIGTVSAMDTHGENVGVIWVDAHGDFNTPDITPSGNVHGMALAALLGRGPAELTDIGRPGAKLKPSEAVIIGARDLDAQERVALRESGILVITMRDIDEMGMAAAARQALERLGRMNKLHISLDMDSLDPNEAPGVGTPVPGGLTYREAHLLMEILSDSGKVSSLDIVEVNPVLDDRNRTAKLGVELATSLFGQRIL; encoded by the coding sequence ATGCGAAACATCCGCATCTTCGGCGTTCCTATGGATTTAGGCCAGCGGCGGCGCGGAGTAGACATGGGCCCCAGCGCCCTGCGCTATGCCGGACTGAACGATCAGCTTCGCAAGATCGGCCACACCATCACCGACAATGGCAACCTCATCGTGCCCTTGCCCGAAAACGAGCCACCCGACAACTCGCGCGCCCGCCACTTGCACAGCATCGCCAGCGTGTGCCGCGACGTTTACGCCAACGCTCTGGCCTGCCTCGAACAGCACGAGACTGCCGTCTTTCTCGGCGGCGACCATTCGATCAGCATCGGCACGGTGTCGGCGATGGACACGCATGGCGAAAATGTGGGCGTGATCTGGGTAGATGCTCACGGCGATTTCAACACGCCCGATATAACCCCGTCAGGCAACGTGCATGGCATGGCCCTGGCGGCGTTGTTGGGGCGCGGCCCGGCAGAACTGACCGACATTGGCCGCCCCGGCGCAAAACTCAAACCCTCGGAGGCCGTCATCATTGGCGCGCGCGACCTTGATGCTCAGGAGCGGGTCGCTTTGCGCGAGTCAGGTATTCTAGTGATCACCATGCGCGACATTGACGAAATGGGAATGGCGGCGGCGGCCCGCCAGGCGCTGGAACGCCTGGGCCGGATGAACAAACTCCACATCAGCCTCGATATGGACTCTCTCGACCCGAACGAAGCGCCCGGCGTTGGCACGCCCGTTCCTGGCGGCCTCACCTACCGCGAAGCCCACTTGCTCATGGAAATCCTCTCCGACTCTGGCAAAGTTTCTTCGCTCGACATCGTCGAAGTCAACCCTGTTCTGGATGACCGCAACCGGACGGCTAAACTTGGAGTGGAGTTGGCAACGTCCCTTTTTGGGCAACGTATACTTTAG
- a CDS encoding methylcrotonoyl-CoA carboxylase, which produces MPVIESQLNPNDERFKENAEHNRALAEELRTRLAQARQGGGEKYQRRHEAQGKLFVRERIDKLLDPNSPFLEFSPLAAWHMYHNEAPGAGLVTGIGRVSGRECLIVANDATVKGGSYLPMTVKKHLRAQEIAQENRLPCIYLVDSGGAFLPLQAEVFPDHDHFGRIFYNQARMSALGIPQIAAVMGSCTAGGAYVPAMSDETVIVQGTGTIFLAGPPLVKAATGEEVTAEELGGAWVHTHKSGVADHFAEDDEQALEMVREIVATLGDEGRRTMDGRQQSSVVGRPSSVEEPLYPAEELYGIIPKSFRESYDAREVIARLVDGSELREFKANYGTTLVTGFARIDGFPVGIIANNGVLFSESALKGAHFVELCAARDIPLLFLQNITGFMVGREYEAGGIAKDGAKMVHAVANARVPKFTIIIGGSFGAGNYGMCGRAYQPRFLWMWPNARISVMGAEQAANVLLTVKQDQLAREGKPPMSPEEATAFKQPTLDKYEAEGSPYYSTARLWDDGILDPVETRRALGLAIAAAYNAPVEETKYGVFRM; this is translated from the coding sequence ATGCCTGTCATCGAATCCCAACTCAACCCAAACGACGAACGCTTCAAAGAGAACGCCGAACACAACCGGGCGCTGGCCGAAGAATTGCGGACGCGGCTGGCGCAAGCCCGGCAGGGTGGCGGCGAGAAGTATCAGCGGCGGCACGAGGCGCAGGGCAAGTTGTTTGTGCGCGAGCGCATTGACAAACTGCTCGATCCCAATTCTCCATTTCTCGAATTCTCCCCATTGGCGGCCTGGCACATGTATCACAACGAAGCGCCGGGCGCGGGCCTCGTCACCGGCATTGGCCGCGTGAGCGGGCGCGAGTGCCTGATTGTGGCCAACGACGCGACGGTAAAAGGCGGCTCCTACCTGCCGATGACGGTGAAGAAGCATTTGCGGGCGCAGGAGATCGCGCAAGAGAATCGACTGCCGTGCATTTATCTGGTGGACTCTGGCGGCGCGTTTTTGCCATTGCAGGCCGAGGTCTTTCCCGACCACGATCACTTTGGCCGCATCTTCTACAACCAGGCGCGGATGAGCGCGCTGGGCATCCCGCAGATTGCGGCGGTGATGGGCAGTTGCACGGCAGGCGGGGCCTACGTTCCGGCGATGAGCGACGAGACAGTGATTGTTCAAGGGACGGGCACGATCTTTCTGGCCGGGCCGCCGCTGGTGAAGGCGGCGACGGGTGAAGAAGTGACCGCCGAGGAGTTGGGCGGCGCGTGGGTTCACACTCACAAGTCCGGCGTGGCCGACCATTTTGCCGAGGACGATGAGCAGGCGCTGGAGATGGTGAGAGAAATCGTTGCGACACTGGGAGACGAAGGACGAAGGACGATGGACGGTAGACAACAATCGTCGGTCGTCGGTCGTCCGTCGTCGGTGGAAGAACCGCTGTATCCTGCTGAGGAGTTGTATGGGATTATTCCAAAGTCGTTCCGCGAGTCTTATGATGCGCGGGAGGTGATTGCGCGGCTGGTGGACGGGAGCGAACTGCGCGAGTTCAAGGCCAACTACGGCACGACGCTGGTGACGGGCTTTGCCCGCATTGACGGTTTCCCCGTCGGCATCATTGCCAACAACGGGGTACTGTTCAGCGAGAGCGCCTTGAAGGGCGCGCACTTTGTCGAACTTTGCGCGGCGCGGGACATCCCGCTATTGTTTTTGCAGAACATCACCGGCTTCATGGTCGGGCGCGAATACGAGGCGGGCGGCATCGCCAAAGACGGGGCCAAGATGGTGCATGCCGTCGCCAACGCCCGCGTGCCCAAGTTTACAATCATCATCGGCGGCAGTTTTGGCGCGGGCAACTACGGCATGTGCGGGCGGGCCTACCAGCCGCGCTTCCTGTGGATGTGGCCCAACGCTCGCATCAGCGTGATGGGCGCTGAGCAGGCGGCCAACGTTCTACTGACGGTGAAGCAGGATCAACTGGCCCGCGAGGGCAAGCCGCCGATGTCGCCCGAAGAGGCAACCGCTTTCAAACAGCCCACGCTCGACAAGTACGAAGCCGAAGGCAGTCCCTATTACTCGACGGCGCGGCTTTGGGATGATGGGATTCTTGATCCGGTGGAGACGCGGCGTGCCCTGGGGTTGGCGATTGCGGCGGCTTACAATGCGCCGGTGGAGGAGACGAAGTATGGCGTGTTCAGAATGTGA
- a CDS encoding DUF5615 family PIN-like protein, giving the protein MSDGLRLFIALYTDEHISAKLAEDLREKGYQAESAQALRHFNWDDSVHLAYAAEHQMAVLTFDHRFKLAADERIESGQDHWGVIISPELSLDQYAILLHWTLTLLDKLTADELYNAVVYLQQFRE; this is encoded by the coding sequence ATGAGCGACGGCCTGCGTTTGTTTATTGCGCTATACACCGACGAGCATATATCAGCCAAGCTTGCAGAAGACTTGAGGGAAAAGGGTTATCAGGCAGAAAGCGCGCAGGCTTTGCGACATTTCAACTGGGACGACTCAGTTCATCTGGCTTACGCCGCAGAACACCAAATGGCGGTGCTGACTTTTGATCACAGGTTCAAGCTCGCCGCAGACGAACGGATCGAAAGCGGACAAGATCATTGGGGTGTTATTATCTCGCCGGAGTTGTCATTGGATCAATACGCCATTCTGCTTCACTGGACATTGACCCTCTTGGACAAACTAACCGCCGATGAACTTTATAACGCAGTAGTTTACCTCCAGCAGTTCCGCGAATGA
- the accC gene encoding acetyl-CoA carboxylase biotin carboxylase subunit, which translates to MTDIQPIESCLKFSKILIANRGEIAVRIIRACREMDIRTVAVYSEADANALHTRLADEAVPIGPPAPRESYLKIDRLLEAARNTNADAIHPGYGFLSENADFAEAVAAAGIVFIGPPAEAIRKMGSKTGARTMMEQAGVPVASGFSPMNNEIMNNEQWAGAAKKIGYPVLVKAAAGGGGKGMRIVRAPDELDEAVAAARREAANAFSDDSIFLEKYIESPRHIEFQVLADSFGETVHLFERECSIQRRHQKIIEETPSPFLTREIREKMGNAAVAAARAVGYASVGTVEFIVEPSGNFYFLEMNTRLQVEHPITEMMTGVDLVKAQIRIAAGERLWFGQRDLSQRGHAIECRVYAEDPANNFFPSVGKIEEAIEPVRPGVRVDAGVAAGDEVSIHYDPMIAKVIAHAETRADAIRKMDAALADYKLTGITTNISFLRAVLAHPAFGRGETTTHFIEEHLRDWQPEAQESEVRSQKPELRAMAADPWERADGFRLGTGAAAGSGRQASGGVKREAAKRQTTRAGGHEALEAAMPGLVRNVLVKEGDLVEKGQALVLLEAMKMEIRVAAPHAGKVVKVLVSPGETVDRGQRLIELGH; encoded by the coding sequence ATGACGGATATTCAACCGATTGAATCATGCCTGAAGTTCTCTAAAATTCTCATCGCCAACCGCGGCGAAATCGCCGTCCGCATCATCCGCGCTTGCAGGGAAATGGACATTCGCACTGTTGCCGTTTACTCCGAAGCTGATGCCAACGCACTCCACACTCGGCTGGCCGACGAAGCTGTGCCCATCGGCCCGCCCGCGCCGCGCGAGTCCTACTTAAAAATTGATCGCCTGCTCGAAGCCGCCCGGAACACAAACGCCGACGCCATTCATCCGGGCTACGGCTTCCTGTCCGAGAACGCCGACTTCGCCGAGGCGGTTGCGGCGGCAGGCATTGTGTTCATTGGCCCGCCTGCCGAAGCCATTCGCAAAATGGGAAGCAAGACCGGAGCGCGAACCATGATGGAACAGGCTGGGGTGCCTGTGGCGTCGGGCTTCTCGCCGATGAACAATGAAATAATGAACAATGAACAATGGGCTGGAGCGGCAAAAAAGATTGGCTATCCGGTGCTGGTGAAGGCGGCGGCGGGCGGCGGCGGCAAAGGGATGCGGATCGTTCGCGCGCCGGATGAACTGGACGAGGCAGTGGCGGCGGCCCGGCGCGAGGCGGCCAATGCCTTTAGCGACGATAGCATCTTTCTCGAAAAGTACATTGAGAGTCCGCGCCACATTGAGTTTCAGGTGTTGGCCGACTCGTTCGGAGAGACCGTTCACTTGTTTGAGCGTGAGTGTTCCATTCAGCGTCGTCATCAGAAAATTATTGAAGAGACGCCGTCGCCGTTCCTCACAAGGGAAATAAGAGAAAAGATGGGAAATGCGGCGGTGGCGGCGGCCCGGGCCGTCGGCTATGCCAGCGTAGGCACGGTTGAGTTCATCGTTGAACCGTCCGGCAATTTCTACTTTTTGGAAATGAACACCCGCCTGCAAGTGGAGCACCCGATCACTGAAATGATGACCGGCGTGGATTTGGTGAAGGCCCAAATTCGAATCGCGGCGGGCGAGCGCCTCTGGTTCGGGCAACGTGATCTTTCGCAACGCGGCCACGCCATTGAGTGCCGGGTCTACGCCGAAGACCCGGCCAATAATTTTTTTCCGTCGGTCGGGAAGATCGAGGAGGCCATTGAACCAGTCCGCCCCGGCGTGCGCGTGGATGCCGGCGTGGCGGCGGGCGACGAGGTCTCGATCCACTACGATCCGATGATCGCCAAAGTGATTGCCCACGCCGAGACTCGCGCCGACGCAATCCGCAAGATGGATGCGGCGCTGGCTGACTACAAGTTGACAGGCATCACCACCAATATTTCATTTTTGCGTGCCGTGCTGGCTCACCCGGCTTTTGGGCGGGGCGAGACGACGACGCATTTTATTGAAGAGCATTTGAGGGATTGGCAACCAGAGGCACAGGAGTCAGAAGTCAGGAGTCAGAAGCCAGAATTGAGAGCAATGGCGGCAGACCCCTGGGAACGCGCGGATGGTTTCAGGCTGGGGACGGGCGCGGCGGCAGGTAGTGGGCGGCAGGCGAGCGGGGGCGTGAAGCGAGAAGCGGCCAAACGACAAACGACACGGGCGGGCGGCCACGAGGCGCTGGAGGCGGCAATGCCGGGCCTGGTGCGAAACGTGCTGGTAAAAGAAGGCGATTTGGTGGAAAAAGGCCAGGCGCTGGTGCTGTTGGAGGCGATGAAGATGGAGATTCGGGTGGCCGCACCGCACGCCGGGAAGGTCGTCAAAGTGCTGGTTTCACCCGGCGAGACGGTTGACCGGGGCCAGCGGCTGATTGAACTCGGCCATTGA